In Mus musculus strain C57BL/6J chromosome 1, GRCm38.p6 C57BL/6J, a single genomic region encodes these proteins:
- the Olfr218 gene encoding olfactory receptor 218: protein MPKKNSTVVAEFLFEGFSSFDWQHRLGFFIVFLTLYLLTLSGNMIIVTIIRLDRHLHTPMYFFLSMLSISETFYTIAIIPRMLAGLLNPYQAIDIQGCATQLFFYLTFGINNCFLLTAMGYDRYVAICNPLRYSVIMGKKACILLASGSLGIGLSMAIVQVTSVFGLPFCDGFVIAHFFCDVRPLLKLACTDTTINEIINFIVSVCVLVLPMSLVFISYVVIISTILKIASAEGRKKAFATCASHLTVVIIHYGCASIIYLKPKSQTSLGQDRLISVTYTVITPLLNPVVYSLRNKEVKEALRKAIGRRPLSS, encoded by the coding sequence ATGCCAAAGAAAAACTCCACAGTTGTGGCCGAGTTCCTCTTTGAAGGTTTCTCCAGCTTTGATTGGCAGCACAGGCTTGGCTTCTTTATTGTGTTCCTAACGCTGTACCTTCTGACTCTGTCTGGCAACATGATCATTGTGACAATTATTCGTCTGGACCGCCATCTCCATACACCCATGTACTTTTTTCTAAGCATGCTCTCCATCTCTGAGACTTTCTATACCATTGCCATTATTCCACGAATGCTAGCTGGCCTCCTTAATCCTTACCAGGCCATAGATATTCAAGGTTGTGCAACACAGCTCTTCTTTTATCTAACTTTTGGCATCAACAACTGTtttctcctcacagcaatgggttatgaccgctatgtggccatctgcaatCCTCTAAGGTATTCGGTCATCATGGGTAAGAAGGCCTGTATCCTCTTAGCATCTGGGTCACTGGGAATTGGCCTGAGCATGGCTATTGTCCAGGTTACATCAGTGTTTGGCCTACCATTCTGTGATGGGTTTGTTATTGCCCACTTCTTCTGTGATGTGAGACCCCTGCTGAAACTGGCCTGCACAGATACCACTATCAATGAGATAATCAACTTTATTGTCAGCGTGTGTGTCCTTGTGTTACCCATGAGTCTTGTCTTCATCTCCTATGTTGTTATCATCTCTACCATCCTTAAGATTGCCTCAGCTGAAGGCCGGAAGAAGGCCTTTGCCACCTGTGCCTCCCACCTTACTGTGGTCATCATCCACTATGGCTGTGCCTCAATAATCTACCTAAAACCAAAGTCCCAGACTTCCCTAGGGCAGGACAGGCTCATCTCAGTGACTTACACTGTCATCACCCCTCTACTGAACCCAGTGGTATACAGTTTGAGAAACAAAGAGGTCAAAGAGGCTCTACGAAAGGCCATAGGACGTAGGCCTCTTTCCTCTTAA
- the Olfr1404 gene encoding olfactory receptor 1404 produces MLKSNTTFVTEFLFEGFSGFGWQHRLAFFAIFLALYFLTLSGNVIIVSIIHLDHHLHTPMYFFLAILSISDTCYTVTIIPRMLSDLLNPYHTIAFRDCVVQIFFYLTFGINNCFLLMVMGYDRYVAICNPLRYSVIMGRKACVHLASGSLGIGLGMAIVQVTSVFSLPFCDRFVIPHFFCDVRPLLKLACTDTTINEIINFVVSVFVLILPMGVVFISYVVIISTILKIASAEGRKKAFATCASHLTVVIIHYGCTAIIYMKPKSQSLLGQERLISVTYTLITPLLNPLVYTLRNKEVKDALRRAMWQKPLSS; encoded by the coding sequence ATGCTAAAGTCAAACACAACCTTTGTAACAGAGTTCCTGTTTGAAGGTTTCTCCGGCTTTGGTTGGCAGCACAGGCTTGCCTTTTTTGCTATTTTCCTAGCATTGTATTTTCTCACTCTGTCTGGCAATGTGATTATTGTGAGTATTATTCACCTGGATCATCATCTACATACTCCCATGTACTTCTTTCTGGCCATATTGTCTATCTCTGATACCTGCTATACCGTGACTATTATACCACGCATGCTTTCTGACCTCCTCAATCCTTACCACACGATTGCTTTTCGAGACTGTGTGGTCCAGATCTTTTTTTATCTAACTTTTGGCATCAACAACTGTTTCTTACTCATGGTCATGGGATATGACCGTTATGTGGCCATTTGCAACCCCCTAAGGTATTCAGTCATCATGGGTAGGAAGGCTTGTGTCCACTTAGCATCTGGGTCACTGGGAATTGGCCTAGGCATGGCTATAGTCCAAGTTACATCAGTATTTAGCTTGCCCTTCTGTGATAGATTTGTTATCCCCCACTTCTTCTGTGATGTGAGACCCCTGCTGAAGCTGGCCTGCACAGACACCACTATCAATGAGATCATCAACTTTGTAGTCAGCGTGTTTGTTCTTATTCTACCAATGGGCGTGGTCTTCATCTCCTATGTAGTGATCATCTCCACCATCCTCAAGATTGCCTCTGCTGAGGGACGGAAGAAGGCCTTTGCCACCTGtgcctcccacctcacagtgGTCATCATCCACTATGGCTGCACTGCAATCATCTACATGAAACCTAAGTCCCAGAGCTTGCTGGGGCAGGAAAGACTCATCTCAGTGACCTACACTCTTATCACCCCTCTACTGAATCCTTTGGTATACACTCTGCGGAATAAGGAGGTCAAAGATGCCCTACGCAGAGCCATGTGGCAGAAGCCACTTTCATCTTAA
- the Fcer1a gene encoding high affinity immunoglobulin epsilon receptor subunit alpha precursor has translation MVTGRSAQLCLALLFMSLDVILTATEKSVLTLDPPWIRIFTGEKVTLSCYGNNHLQMNSTTKWIHNGTVSEVNSSHLVIVSATVQDSGKYICQKQGLFKSKPVYLNVTQDWLLLQTSADMVLVHGSFDIRCHGWKNWNVRKVIYYRNDHAFNYSYESPVSIREATLNDSGTYHCKGYLRQVKYESDKFRIAVVKAYKCKYYWLQLIFPLLVAILFAVDTGLLLSTEEQFKSVLEIQKTGKYKKVETELLT, from the exons ATGGTCACTGGAAGGTCTGCCCAGCTGTGCCTAGCACTGCTGTTCATGT CTCTTGATGTCATTCTGACAG CCACTGAGAAATCTGTACTGACCTTGGACCCACCATGGATTAGAATATTTACAGGAGAGAAAGTGACCCTTTCCTGCTATGGGAACAATCACCTTCAAATGAACTCTACTACTAAATGGATCCACAATGGTACCGTCTCTGAGGTGAACTCTTCACATTTGGTCATTGTGAGTGCCACCGTTCAAGACAGTGGAAAATACATATGTCAGAAGCAAGGATTGTTTAAGAGTAAACCTGTGTACTTGAATGTAACGCAAG ATTGGCTGCTCCTTCAGACATCTGCTGACATGGTCTTAGTCCATGGATCCTTTGACATCAGATGCCATGGCTGGAAGAACTGGAATGTCCGCAAGGTGATCTACTACAGGAATGACCATGCTTTCAACTACAGTTATGAGAGCCCCGTCTCCATTAGAGAGGCCACACTGAATGACAGTGGCACCTACCACTGCAAGGGCTATCTTAGGCAGGTGAAATATGAATCTGACAAATTCAGAATTGCTGTAGTAAAAG CTTACAAATGCAAGTATTATTGGCTACAACTAATTTTCCCATTGTTGGTGGCGATTCTGTTTGCTGTGGACACGGGGTTATTGCTCTCAACCGAAGAACAGTTCAAATCAGTCTTGGAGATTCAGAAGACTGGAAAATACAAGAAAGTTGAAACCGAACTCCTAACCTAG
- the Fcer1a gene encoding high affinity immunoglobulin epsilon receptor subunit alpha isoform X1, with amino-acid sequence MVTGRSAQLCLALLFMSTEKSVLTLDPPWIRIFTGEKVTLSCYGNNHLQMNSTTKWIHNGTVSEVNSSHLVIVSATVQDSGKYICQKQGLFKSKPVYLNVTQDWLLLQTSADMVLVHGSFDIRCHGWKNWNVRKVIYYRNDHAFNYSYESPVSIREATLNDSGTYHCKGYLRQVKYESDKFRIAVVKAYKCKYYWLQLIFPLLVAILFAVDTGLLLSTEEQFKSVLEIQKTGKYKKVETELLT; translated from the exons ATGGTCACTGGAAGGTCTGCCCAGCTGTGCCTAGCACTGCTGTTCATGT CCACTGAGAAATCTGTACTGACCTTGGACCCACCATGGATTAGAATATTTACAGGAGAGAAAGTGACCCTTTCCTGCTATGGGAACAATCACCTTCAAATGAACTCTACTACTAAATGGATCCACAATGGTACCGTCTCTGAGGTGAACTCTTCACATTTGGTCATTGTGAGTGCCACCGTTCAAGACAGTGGAAAATACATATGTCAGAAGCAAGGATTGTTTAAGAGTAAACCTGTGTACTTGAATGTAACGCAAG ATTGGCTGCTCCTTCAGACATCTGCTGACATGGTCTTAGTCCATGGATCCTTTGACATCAGATGCCATGGCTGGAAGAACTGGAATGTCCGCAAGGTGATCTACTACAGGAATGACCATGCTTTCAACTACAGTTATGAGAGCCCCGTCTCCATTAGAGAGGCCACACTGAATGACAGTGGCACCTACCACTGCAAGGGCTATCTTAGGCAGGTGAAATATGAATCTGACAAATTCAGAATTGCTGTAGTAAAAG CTTACAAATGCAAGTATTATTGGCTACAACTAATTTTCCCATTGTTGGTGGCGATTCTGTTTGCTGTGGACACGGGGTTATTGCTCTCAACCGAAGAACAGTTCAAATCAGTCTTGGAGATTCAGAAGACTGGAAAATACAAGAAAGTTGAAACCGAACTCCTAACCTAG